From the Nitrobacter hamburgensis X14 genome, one window contains:
- a CDS encoding IS110 family transposase: MDTHRTFGEVVIWEDGRLRHMGRVDMTRTALEGFGKTLLTTDEVVIEATGNCMAVSRVLSPFVKRVVIANPLQVKAIAHAHVKTDKIDAGTLANLYAAGYLPEIWTPDAVTERMRRLVARRYQVVRHRTRIKNEVHSILYAHLIPQCPHADLFGRLGRAWLIRQQVPDDERAAIERHIRELDRLGEDLGVLDREIAEGALSDTAIERLLTITGVNLTVAAGLVAAIGDIGRFSNPQKLVSYFGLNPRVRQSGLGAAHHGRISKVGRSHARAMLVEAAWAAAKTPGPLHAFFVRVRARRGHQVAAVAVARKLTVLCWHMLTKETNYLWARPSLVAHKMRGMELQAGRPQKKGNTRGPAYAYNVKKLRNQEMRVAEQAQKGYEHFVEAWRPRPPKKARGRLNPARLE, encoded by the coding sequence ATTGATACCCACCGTACCTTTGGGGAAGTAGTAATCTGGGAAGATGGTCGACTGCGACACATGGGTCGGGTCGATATGACGCGAACTGCGCTGGAAGGCTTCGGCAAAACGCTTCTGACCACCGACGAGGTGGTCATCGAGGCTACCGGTAACTGCATGGCGGTCTCTCGGGTGCTGTCACCGTTCGTGAAGCGGGTAGTGATCGCCAATCCACTGCAGGTGAAGGCGATCGCGCACGCCCATGTGAAAACCGACAAGATCGACGCCGGCACGCTGGCCAACTTGTATGCAGCCGGCTACCTGCCGGAGATCTGGACACCCGATGCTGTCACGGAGCGGATGCGCCGCCTGGTGGCGCGACGCTACCAGGTTGTCCGGCATCGGACCCGAATCAAGAACGAGGTGCACTCGATCCTCTATGCTCACCTGATTCCGCAGTGCCCTCATGCCGACCTGTTCGGGCGGCTCGGTCGTGCCTGGCTCATCCGACAGCAGGTGCCGGATGACGAGCGCGCCGCGATCGAGCGTCATATCCGGGAACTGGATCGGTTGGGAGAGGATCTCGGCGTGCTTGACCGGGAGATCGCTGAGGGCGCCCTCAGCGATACGGCGATCGAACGGCTGCTCACAATCACTGGCGTCAATCTCACGGTGGCCGCCGGGCTAGTGGCGGCGATCGGCGATATAGGCCGCTTTTCCAACCCCCAAAAGCTGGTGAGTTACTTCGGCCTGAACCCACGCGTGCGCCAGTCGGGGCTTGGGGCAGCCCATCACGGGCGGATCAGCAAGGTCGGACGCAGTCATGCCCGCGCGATGCTGGTGGAAGCCGCCTGGGCAGCCGCCAAGACGCCAGGCCCACTCCATGCCTTCTTCGTCCGCGTCCGGGCCAGGCGGGGCCATCAGGTCGCTGCCGTTGCAGTGGCGCGCAAGCTGACCGTCCTGTGCTGGCATATGCTGACGAAAGAAACGAACTACCTCTGGGCACGCCCCAGTCTCGTTGCCCACAAAATGCGCGGCATGGAGTTGCAAGCCGGCCGACCGCAGAAGAAAGGCAACACGCGCGGCCCCGCCTACGCCTACAACGTCAAGAAACTCCGGAACCAGGAAATGCGCGTCGCCGAACAGGCACAGAAGGGCTACGAGCACTTTGTCGAAGCCTGGCGCCCGCGCCCGCCAAAAAAGGCGCGCGGGCGCCTCAATCCGGCAAGGCTCGAATAA
- the flgH gene encoding flagellar basal body L-ring protein FlgH, with the protein MLKSANINRIVLTGTLLAAAGLASGCSSIDRLSQIGERPKLTAIDNPTTQPGYKPVQMPMPKPELASYNANSLWRNGSRAFFKDQRAARVGDLLTVTVNFTDKANIANETQRSRTNKEDSGITDFIGSKVIKNPATAVLPGRILTADSTASSDGKGSVQRQENLQTSVAAVVTQVLPNGNLVVEGKQEIRVNLEIRELIVAGIVRPEDIQSDNTIDSSKIAQARISYGGRGQISDVQQPRYGQQVMDVLLPF; encoded by the coding sequence ATGTTGAAGTCCGCGAACATCAACCGCATCGTTCTGACCGGCACGTTGCTGGCGGCCGCCGGCCTCGCCAGCGGTTGCTCGTCCATCGATCGTCTCTCGCAAATCGGCGAGCGGCCAAAACTGACCGCGATCGACAATCCGACGACGCAACCCGGCTACAAGCCCGTGCAGATGCCGATGCCGAAGCCGGAACTGGCGTCCTATAACGCCAACTCGCTGTGGCGGAACGGCTCGCGCGCGTTCTTCAAGGATCAGCGCGCCGCGCGGGTCGGCGACCTCCTGACCGTGACCGTGAACTTCACCGACAAGGCCAACATCGCCAACGAAACCCAGCGCAGCCGCACCAACAAGGAAGACTCCGGCATCACGGATTTCATCGGCAGCAAGGTCATCAAAAATCCAGCAACCGCGGTACTGCCGGGCCGCATTCTGACCGCCGACTCCACCGCCTCGAGCGACGGCAAGGGATCGGTGCAGCGCCAGGAAAACCTGCAGACCAGCGTCGCCGCCGTCGTCACCCAGGTGCTGCCGAACGGCAACCTCGTGGTCGAAGGTAAGCAGGAAATTCGCGTCAATCTGGAAATCCGCGAACTGATCGTCGCCGGTATCGTTCGTCCCGAGGATATCCAGAGCGACAACACCATCGACTCCAGCAAGATCGCGCAGGCCCGCATCTCCTACGGCGGCCGCGGCCAGATCAGCGACGTCCAGCAGCCGCGCTACGGTCAACAGGTCATGGACGTGCTGCTGCCGTTCTAG
- the flgA gene encoding flagellar basal body P-ring formation chaperone FlgA, which yields MAVRSLSVAAALLAVSVPALAANEAVPPRVVVASAIQTAAAIPVPVLRADVKVTSEVVRIGDVIDNAGVAAQIAIYRAPDPGTTGTLPAAQVIDALRAHQVIGVDTHGIRNVVVTRLARTIDADAIELQIAVALEHRHGLGDARDLSLTFDKDLRTMRLDATNSGAINAVVTRFDPRNGRFDVTLEVGNDSGGAPARLRFTGTAVETVEAAVLARDVDRNSLLKFSDVVMERRPKAEVGNDAANRDHVIGMQARRQMRAGQALRRADLTKPDLVQRDQAVTLIYQAAGIYLTVRGKATESGTEGDVVSALNLQSKRTVSGVVVGRGQVSVSPVAPIVPRRLASAAPATEAPAMAAASAPVSVGNSAPVSPKPE from the coding sequence ATGGCCGTCCGTTCGCTTTCCGTCGCCGCCGCGCTGCTGGCGGTGTCCGTTCCGGCGCTGGCCGCGAACGAGGCGGTCCCGCCCCGCGTCGTCGTGGCGAGCGCAATCCAGACCGCGGCCGCCATTCCGGTCCCCGTGCTGCGCGCCGACGTCAAGGTCACAAGCGAAGTGGTGCGGATCGGCGACGTCATAGACAACGCCGGCGTCGCTGCACAGATCGCGATCTACCGCGCGCCCGATCCCGGCACCACCGGCACCCTGCCGGCCGCCCAGGTGATCGACGCCTTGCGCGCCCATCAGGTGATCGGCGTCGATACTCACGGCATCCGCAACGTCGTGGTGACGCGCCTCGCGCGCACGATCGATGCCGACGCCATCGAATTGCAGATCGCCGTCGCGCTCGAGCACCGCCACGGGCTCGGCGACGCCAGGGACCTGTCGCTGACCTTCGACAAAGACCTTCGGACGATGCGGCTCGATGCGACGAACAGTGGCGCCATCAACGCGGTCGTGACCCGGTTCGACCCGCGTAACGGACGCTTCGACGTCACGCTCGAGGTCGGCAACGACTCCGGCGGCGCGCCGGCCCGCCTCCGCTTCACCGGCACCGCCGTCGAGACCGTCGAGGCCGCGGTGCTGGCTCGCGACGTCGACCGCAACTCGCTGCTGAAATTCTCCGATGTCGTGATGGAGCGCCGGCCCAAAGCCGAGGTCGGCAACGATGCCGCGAACCGCGACCATGTCATCGGAATGCAGGCGCGGCGGCAGATGCGCGCCGGTCAGGCGCTGCGCCGCGCCGACCTGACCAAGCCGGACCTGGTGCAACGCGACCAGGCCGTGACCCTGATCTACCAGGCCGCGGGAATCTATCTCACCGTGCGCGGCAAGGCGACCGAGTCGGGTACCGAGGGCGACGTCGTCAGCGCCCTCAACCTGCAATCGAAGCGCACCGTATCCGGCGTGGTGGTCGGGCGCGGCCAGGTGTCGGTTTCTCCGGTCGCGCCGATCGTCCCGCGTAGGCTGGCGAGCGCCGCGCCGGCTACCGAAGCCCCGGCAATGGCCGCCGCATCCGCTCCGGTCTCCGTCGGCAACAGCGCGCCTGTATCTCCAAAACCTGAGTAA
- the flgG gene encoding flagellar basal-body rod protein FlgG gives MRALYTAATGMAAQELNVQVISNNIANLRTTGYKKQRAAFQDLIYDHVRRVGAQASDQGTILPVGIDLGGGVKTVGTPRLMSQGTLSQTGNDLDIAIRGEGFFKIQMPDGTYQYTRDGTFQMDNQGRIVNAQGNPVQPTITIPQNSAGITINAQGQVSVTLPGQTTPTVLGQIGLTRFVNKAGLQPVGDNNFTETPASGPPQDGIANIDGYGDMQQSSLEQANVEVVSEISDLIAAQRAYEMNAKVISAADQMLQSASALFR, from the coding sequence ATGCGCGCTCTTTATACCGCGGCGACCGGAATGGCGGCCCAGGAGCTGAACGTCCAGGTCATCTCCAACAACATCGCGAACCTGCGCACCACCGGTTACAAGAAGCAGCGGGCCGCGTTTCAGGACCTGATCTACGACCACGTCCGCCGCGTCGGCGCGCAGGCCTCGGATCAGGGCACCATCCTGCCCGTGGGCATCGATCTCGGCGGCGGCGTCAAGACCGTCGGCACGCCGCGGCTGATGAGTCAGGGCACGCTCTCGCAGACCGGCAACGATCTCGACATCGCCATCCGCGGCGAAGGCTTCTTCAAGATCCAGATGCCGGATGGCACCTATCAGTACACCCGCGACGGCACGTTCCAGATGGACAACCAGGGTCGCATCGTCAACGCGCAGGGCAATCCGGTGCAGCCGACGATCACGATCCCGCAAAATTCCGCGGGCATCACCATCAACGCGCAGGGCCAGGTCTCGGTGACGCTGCCGGGGCAGACCACCCCGACCGTGCTTGGCCAGATCGGCCTGACCCGCTTCGTCAACAAGGCCGGCCTGCAGCCGGTCGGCGACAACAACTTCACCGAGACGCCCGCCTCCGGTCCTCCCCAGGACGGCATCGCCAACATCGACGGCTACGGCGACATGCAGCAGTCGAGCCTTGAGCAGGCCAACGTCGAGGTGGTCTCCGAAATCTCCGATCTGATCGCCGCGCAGCGCGCCTACGAGATGAACGCCAAGGTCATCAGCGCCGCCGATCAGATGCTGCAATCCGCATCCGCGCTGTTCCGCTAG
- the flgF gene encoding flagellar basal-body rod protein FlgF has protein sequence MENTLLIGLSRQMMLERQMDVVANNVANVTTNGYKADRSLFEEYLMPGAHEDNFVGRDRRLSFVQDRATFHDFAGGPTEQTKNPLDVAIDGKAFLVVQTPAGERYTRDGGLQINAQGQLVTASGNPVLGSNGPITFQQTDHDITISNDGTVTVLEGVNNAADSIRGKLRLVSFAQAQKLLKEGSNLYSAGAGNSARPDTSARVHQGFIEKSNVNAVTEMSRMVEVSRAYTQMATLLQQQSDLQRSAIEKLADVPA, from the coding sequence ATGGAGAATACGCTCCTCATCGGACTGTCGCGGCAGATGATGCTCGAACGGCAGATGGATGTCGTTGCGAACAACGTCGCGAACGTCACCACCAACGGTTACAAGGCCGACCGCTCGCTGTTCGAGGAATACCTGATGCCGGGCGCGCACGAAGACAACTTCGTCGGCCGCGACCGCCGCCTCAGTTTCGTCCAGGACCGCGCCACCTTTCACGACTTCGCCGGCGGCCCGACCGAGCAAACCAAGAACCCGCTCGATGTCGCCATCGACGGCAAGGCGTTCCTGGTGGTGCAGACGCCGGCCGGCGAACGCTACACCCGCGACGGCGGGCTGCAGATCAATGCGCAGGGACAACTGGTGACGGCATCGGGCAATCCGGTGCTCGGCTCCAACGGCCCGATCACGTTCCAGCAGACCGACCACGACATCACGATTTCCAACGACGGCACCGTGACCGTGCTCGAAGGCGTCAATAACGCCGCCGACTCGATCCGCGGCAAGCTGCGGCTGGTCTCCTTCGCGCAGGCGCAGAAGCTGCTCAAGGAAGGCTCCAACCTCTACTCCGCCGGCGCAGGCAACTCCGCCCGGCCCGACACCAGCGCGCGAGTCCATCAGGGGTTCATCGAAAAATCCAACGTCAATGCGGTGACCGAGATGAGCCGCATGGTCGAGGTGTCGCGCGCCTACACGCAGATGGCGACGCTGCTGCAACAGCAAAGCGACCTGCAAAGATCGGCCATCGAAAAACTCGCCGACGTTCCGGCATAA
- the fliL gene encoding flagellar basal body-associated protein FliL, with amino-acid sequence MAEKDQAGKAAAEGDAPPAPRSRLKLIVAAVAVLCLVGGAGTWFFFFRHHGDESHAEAPPPKPPAFVDVPEMLVNLVGAPGERVQYLKVKVVLEVKDEPQVETIKPALPRVTDLFQTYMRELRPSDLNGSAGLFRLKEELTKRVNTAISPGHVNAVLFKEVVIQ; translated from the coding sequence ATGGCAGAGAAAGATCAGGCCGGAAAAGCGGCAGCCGAGGGCGACGCGCCGCCCGCTCCCAGGAGCAGGCTCAAGCTGATCGTCGCGGCCGTCGCGGTGCTTTGCCTGGTCGGCGGCGCCGGCACCTGGTTCTTTTTCTTCCGCCATCACGGCGACGAAAGCCACGCGGAAGCCCCGCCGCCGAAGCCGCCGGCCTTTGTCGATGTCCCGGAGATGCTGGTCAATCTGGTCGGGGCGCCCGGCGAGCGGGTGCAATACCTGAAAGTGAAGGTCGTTCTCGAGGTCAAGGACGAGCCGCAGGTCGAGACAATCAAGCCGGCGCTGCCGCGGGTCACCGATCTCTTTCAGACCTATATGCGCGAACTGCGCCCCAGCGATCTCAACGGTTCAGCCGGGCTGTTTCGTCTGAAGGAAGAACTGACCAAGCGGGTCAACACCGCGATCTCGCCCGGCCATGTCAATGCCGTGCTGTTCAAGGAAGTCGTCATCCAGTGA
- the fliM gene encoding flagellar motor switch protein FliM produces the protein MADDNDQLDQDAIAAQWEASLDSEDPAEAAKSAAANELTEAMAEQWAAMVDDGGRNFGSGKNGGERVLSQEEIDSLLGFSVGEINVDDNSGIRAIIDSAMVSYERLPMLEIVFDRLVRLMTTSLRNFTSDNVEVSLDRITSVRFGDYMNSIPLPAVLSVFKAEEWENFGLAMVDSSLIYSMIDVLLGGRRGQTSLRIEGRPYTTIETNLVKRLVEVVLADAEQAFRPLSPVTFSIDRLETNPRFAAITRPANAAILVRLRIDMEDRGGTIELLLPYATIEPIRNVLLQMFMGEKFGRDPIWESHLATEIAQAQIAVDAVLYEAEIPLKQLMALKVGDTLPLDMRPDASVAVRCGSVTLTEGRMGRVGDRVAIRVSRHLRKPNTTFAMFERADEQTKMMEAQ, from the coding sequence ATGGCGGACGATAACGATCAGCTCGACCAGGATGCAATCGCAGCCCAGTGGGAAGCCTCGCTCGACTCGGAGGATCCCGCCGAGGCCGCGAAGTCGGCCGCCGCCAATGAACTTACGGAGGCGATGGCGGAACAGTGGGCCGCCATGGTCGACGACGGCGGCCGCAATTTCGGCAGCGGCAAGAACGGCGGCGAACGGGTGCTGTCGCAGGAGGAAATCGACAGCCTGCTTGGCTTCAGCGTCGGCGAGATCAACGTCGACGACAATTCCGGCATCCGGGCGATCATCGACTCGGCGATGGTGTCGTATGAGCGCCTGCCGATGCTGGAGATCGTGTTCGACCGCCTGGTGCGGCTGATGACGACCTCCTTGCGCAATTTCACCTCCGACAACGTCGAGGTCTCGCTCGACCGCATCACCTCGGTCCGCTTCGGCGACTACATGAACTCGATTCCCTTGCCCGCGGTGCTCAGCGTGTTCAAGGCCGAGGAGTGGGAGAACTTCGGGCTGGCGATGGTCGATTCCAGCCTGATCTACTCCATGATCGACGTGCTGCTCGGCGGCCGTCGCGGCCAGACTTCGCTCCGGATCGAAGGCCGGCCCTACACCACGATCGAAACCAATCTGGTGAAGCGGCTGGTCGAGGTCGTGCTGGCCGATGCCGAGCAGGCGTTCCGGCCGCTGTCGCCGGTGACGTTCTCGATCGACCGGCTTGAGACCAATCCGCGTTTCGCGGCGATCACCCGCCCGGCCAACGCGGCGATCCTGGTCCGTCTACGGATCGACATGGAAGACCGCGGCGGCACCATCGAACTGCTGCTTCCCTACGCCACCATCGAGCCGATCCGCAACGTGCTGTTGCAGATGTTCATGGGCGAAAAGTTCGGCCGCGATCCGATCTGGGAGAGCCACCTCGCCACCGAGATCGCGCAGGCGCAGATCGCCGTCGACGCGGTGCTGTACGAGGCCGAAATCCCGCTCAAGCAGCTCATGGCCCTGAAGGTCGGCGACACGCTGCCGCTGGACATGCGCCCCGATGCGTCGGTGGCGGTGCGCTGCGGCAGCGTCACGCTGACCGAAGGCCGCATGGGGCGCGTCGGCGACCGCGTCGCCATTCGCGTGTCGAGGCATTTGCGCAAACCGAACACGACCTTCGCCATGTTCGAGAGGGCGGACGAACAGACCAAGATGATGGAGGCCCAATGA
- a CDS encoding DUF6468 domain-containing protein, which translates to MNHSFGLAIESLVAVLLVLTLGYCMLLNKRLKRLRADEQSLKATIGELITATEIAERAIGGLKHTVRDVNDNLGNQIESATELSRQLAKQLAEGDAVMRRLTRIALAARPATAPEPEAVASDARSVAAAARAFSERKRASGLAA; encoded by the coding sequence ATGAACCACTCTTTCGGACTAGCGATCGAGAGCCTTGTCGCGGTTCTTCTCGTTCTGACGCTGGGTTACTGCATGCTGCTGAACAAGCGGCTGAAGCGGCTGAGGGCGGACGAACAGTCGCTGAAGGCGACCATCGGCGAACTCATCACGGCGACGGAGATCGCCGAGCGCGCCATCGGCGGGCTGAAGCACACCGTGCGTGACGTCAACGACAATCTCGGCAACCAGATTGAGTCGGCCACCGAGTTGTCGCGGCAGCTGGCGAAGCAACTGGCGGAGGGCGATGCAGTGATGCGACGGCTGACCAGGATCGCGCTCGCGGCGCGGCCGGCAACGGCTCCGGAACCGGAGGCCGTGGCCAGTGATGCCCGCTCGGTCGCCGCGGCGGCGCGGGCATTTTCCGAACGCAAAAGGGCCAGCGGCCTCGCTGCATGA
- a CDS encoding MotE family protein — protein MNAFRDIRVIPVVAVAIFGLAVLKVAGLVVDGGYVFDDRPNSTGLSWAQENLNFPGGTRDAGDITGSVEAKKDESKKDTAGKDEAKKEESKPGAPEVAKAGAITIPEPGQSVSPSERAILERLQSRRQELEARAREIDIRESLLKSAEKRLEGRVEEMKGIEARIATATGQKNEAEAARFKDIVTTYENMKPKDAAKVFDRLEMSVLFEIASKIAPRKMADILGQMSPEAAERLTVELARRASGDTTTAAADLPKIEGKPTPQARN, from the coding sequence ATGAACGCCTTCAGGGACATCCGGGTCATTCCGGTCGTGGCGGTCGCGATCTTCGGCCTCGCGGTGCTCAAGGTCGCGGGGCTCGTGGTCGATGGCGGCTACGTCTTCGATGATCGGCCGAATTCGACCGGACTGTCATGGGCCCAGGAAAACCTGAATTTTCCGGGCGGAACTCGCGATGCCGGCGACATCACCGGATCGGTCGAGGCGAAGAAAGACGAATCGAAGAAGGATACTGCCGGCAAGGATGAGGCGAAGAAGGAAGAGTCCAAACCGGGCGCTCCCGAAGTAGCGAAGGCGGGCGCGATCACCATCCCCGAGCCGGGGCAGTCGGTGTCGCCTTCCGAACGCGCGATCCTCGAACGGCTTCAGAGCCGGCGGCAGGAACTCGAAGCGCGCGCTCGGGAAATCGACATTCGCGAGAGCCTTTTGAAATCCGCCGAAAAGCGCCTCGAGGGCCGCGTCGAGGAGATGAAGGGCATCGAGGCACGGATCGCGACCGCGACCGGGCAGAAGAACGAAGCAGAGGCCGCCCGCTTCAAGGATATCGTGACAACGTACGAGAACATGAAGCCGAAGGACGCAGCCAAGGTGTTCGACCGCCTGGAAATGTCCGTGCTGTTCGAGATCGCCTCGAAGATTGCGCCGCGCAAGATGGCGGACATTCTCGGTCAGATGTCGCCCGAGGCGGCCGAACGGCTGACGGTCGAACTGGCGCGCCGTGCCAGCGGCGACACCACCACCGCGGCCGCCGATCTTCCGAAGATCGAGGGCAAGCCGACGCCGCAAGCTCGCAACTGA